In Kineococcus rhizosphaerae, the sequence TGTCCTCGGCGTCGGCGGAGGTACCAGCTGGGGTCGAGGTGAGGAGGTTGCAACATCCCTGCGTCGCATGGCCCGCGACGTCACCGGCGTCGTCCTGGAGGACTGCGGCCACTGGATTCCTGATGAGAAGCCGGCCGAGCTCGCCTCCCTGCTCACTCATTTCTTGGCCCGCTCACGGGAGGCAGCTCCCGCCTCCATGCCCTCCGGAGCATTGGAATGAGCACTGACAAGACAGTCGCCTACGAGGTAGCGGTTCCCGTCGGGGGAGCACCTGACGTCGTCTTCGTGGGCGTCGGCGCCATCGGCCTGCCGATGGCGACCCGCCTGAAGTTGGGCGGTCACCGGATCACCGCTGTCGACCCTTTCCCTACCGCCCGCGCGAAGGCGGAGGACACCGGCCTTTCGACGGCAGCTTCCATCCTCGAGGTGCTGCCGTTCTCGGGCGTGGTCGTGGTGATGGTCGCGACCGCCGCACAACTCTCCGAACTGGTGACAACCGCCCTTGGTGTCGGCGCCGTCCTCCCCGACCAGACGTGGATCGTGATGAGCACCGTGGGACCGGACGCGGTACGCATCGAAGCCGGACGCCTCAGTGCCGCCGGGGCCCGCGTTCTCGACGTTCCCGTGACCGGCGGCGTAGCCCGCGCCAGCACCGGGGAACTGACCCTCTTCGCCTCGGGTGACCGCGACGTCATCGAGGAGGAGCGCCAGCTGCTGGGTTGCCTCGGCACCGTGCGCGTGGTCGGCACCGCGATCGGTGAGGGGCAGTCGGTCAAGGTCGTCAACCAGCACCTGTGTTCAATCCACATCGTCGCCGCCGCCGAGGCCCTGGCCCTCGCAGCTCGGCTCGGACTCGACCCAGGTGCCGTCCTCGACCTCGTCAGCTCAGGTGCGGGCGGGTCCTGGATGCTGAACGACCGGGGACCTCGCATGCTCGAGGACACCGACGTCACCGTCACGAGCACCATCGGGATCTTCGTCAAAGACAGCAACTTGGTCGCCACCGCGGCCGACCAGCTCGGCGCGGACATCCCCCTCCTGCGAGCAGCACAAGAGCGTTACACACGTGCCGTCGAGCTTGGGCTCGAACGGCGGGATGACTCCCGGGTGATCGAGACCTACCAGGTCGAAGCAACCGCCCGTTCCGATGCAGGAGAAAGGTGAACGACATGGCACTGCTCGATCCCGTCCGACCCGCGGGCGCCGAGGCACGGCTCCAACGTATCCGCGAAGGCGCCTACCGAATGCGCCACCACATGCTCGACATGGGTGAGGTCCAGGGCCAGGGTTACGTCGGCCAGGCCCTCGGCGTGGCCGACATGCTGGCCGTCACCTACCTCGACCAGCTGCGCTTCGCGCCTTCCGACCCCGACCATCCCGACCGGGACAGGTTCCTTCTGTCTACCGGCCACTACGCGATCGGTCTCTACGCTGCCCTCGCCGAGGCCGGAACACTCGCCGTGGAGGAACTGCAGACGTACGGTTCCGACGATTCGCGCCTGCCGATGTCGGGGATGGCCTCCTACACCCCCGGAATGGAGATCTCCGGCGGCTCCCTCGGTCATGGACTGGGTGTCGCGGTGGGGATGGCCCTGGGGTTGAGACATCAGGGCTCCACGTCCCGGATCTTCAACTTTCTCTCCGACGGGGAACTCGACGAGGGGTCGACCTGGGAGGCGGCGATGGGGGCGCACCATCACCGCCTCGGCAATCTCCTCGCAATGGTCGACATGAACGCCTTGCAGGCGGACGGCAAGACCGAGACCGTGCTCTCCATCGAACCGGCACACGAGAAGTGGGCCGCCTGCGGATGGTTTGTCCAGCGGGTCGACGGGAACGACATCGGGGCACTCGTCGAGGCCTTCGACAAGGCCGCGGCAGCGGCCGCAGCGGAAGGCCAACCGACCGTGATCCTGTGCGACACGCAAATCGGGGCCGGGGTGCCTCTTCTCGAGCAGCGGGAGAAGGCGCACTTCATGCGCATCAACGAAGACGAGTGGCAGGTCTGCCGAGAACAGTTGACGGCCGGTCACGACGCCACTCAGGGGGAGCACGGATGACCACCAGCACCGGACCACGCCGACTCACTACCTCGGCAATGATTGCGTCCTTCGCCGACCCGGGACAGGCGACCGTGGCCGCGCCGTTCGGGACCGCGCTCTGCGATCTGGCCGAGCAGGACGAGCGTGTCGTCGGTCTCACCGCCGACCTCGGTAAGTACACCGACATGCACATCTTCGCCCAGAAGTTCCCACAGCGTTTCTTCCAGATGGGTATGGCCGAGCAGCTGCTGCTTGGGGCGGCGGCTGGCATGGCCGAGGTCGGCCTCGTGCCGTTCGCTTCGACCTACTCCGTCTTCGCCACCCGCCGCGCCTACGACTTCCTCTGTCTCGACGCCGCCGAACCGCGCATGAACGTGAACGTGGTCGGCGGGCTGCCGGGGCTGACCACCGGTTACGGACCCAGCCACCAAGCCACTGAGGACATCGCCATCTTCCGGGCTATGCCCGGTCTGATCATCGTCGACCCGTGCGACTCGGTCGACATCATCGGAGCCGTCCCGCAGCTGGCTGCGACCCAGGGGCCCACGTACCTGCGCTTGCTCCGCGGCAAGGTGCCCGTCGTGCTCGATCAGTACGACTACACCTTCGAGCTCGGGAAGGCGAAGGAACTGCGAGCTGGCCGTGATGTAGTGCTCGTATCTAGCGGTTTGATGACCATGCGCGCGCTGCAGGCCGCAGAGCAGCTCGCAGCCCACCACGTCGACGTGGCGGTCGTTCACACCCCGACCATCAAGCCTTTCGACGAAGCCACCGTGCTCAGCGCCATCGACACCGACCGTCTCGCTGTGACCCTCGAGAACCATTCCGTGGTGGGCGGCTTGTTCGAAACCGTCGCTTCCGCTGTTGCCCGTAGGGGTCTGGGCCGGCGCGTGGTGCCGATCGGCCTCCCGGATGCCTTCCTGGATGCCGGCGCGCTGCCGACCTTGCACGATCGTTACGGGCTCTCGACGGCCAGCATTGTCTCGAAGGTGCTTGCTGAACTCTGACCCCTTCCACCGGTTGTCTCACTCCCCCCGAACCCACCCATCCGACGCAGAACGGACAAGTCCAATGACGAACGAGTTCAGTGCGACCATGCTCCCCGTTGGCAAGTTTCAGACTGACCTGACGTGGATGTTGTTTGACCCCGCCAAGATCATGGCGACCCGACAGGAGCCCCACAAGCCGGCTCAGTGGGTCGATGTACCGGTGCACACCGTGCTGATCGAACATCCGGAGGGTAAGATTCTTTGGGACACTGGCCTGCCCCGTGACTGGGAGACGAAGTGGGAGCCCACCGGCATCCTCGACTTCTGGCCCGTGGTTGCCGATGAGCACGAGTGGTTCGACTCCCGCCTCAACGAGGTCGGGGTAAGCCTCGACGAGATCGACTACATGATCTTCTCGCATCTGCACTGGGACCATGCAGGAAACGGCTCGTTGTTCAACGGCACGAACGCCCAGGTGGTGTGCAGCAAAGCCGAGCTCGACGGGGTTTCCTCCATCAAGGGGTACTGCGAAGGCCCCTACATCAGGCACGACTGGTCTGAGCTCAACTTCGACACCGTAGAGGGCGATGTTGAGTTCCTCCCCGGGGTGAAACTCCTCCAGACCCCTGGACACTCCTTCGGCACGATGTCGCTCCAGCTGGACCTGCCGGATACCGGCACGCTCATCTTCACCTCCGACGCCGTCTTCCTCGGGGACAACTATGGCCCGCCGAGCATCACACCGGGGTTCAACTACGACAGCGAGGCGTGGCTGTCCTCGGTGGAGAAGGTCCGCCGCGTTGCGCAGGAGACCGACGCAACAGTCATCTTCGGCCACGATGCCGAGCAGGTCCGTCGTTTGGGCGACGGACCCGTCCGGTGGACCTGAAAGGAAGCGACGATGCCCATCTTCGACGTGAAATGCCCGTCGGGACAC encodes:
- a CDS encoding NAD(P)-dependent oxidoreductase: MSTDKTVAYEVAVPVGGAPDVVFVGVGAIGLPMATRLKLGGHRITAVDPFPTARAKAEDTGLSTAASILEVLPFSGVVVVMVATAAQLSELVTTALGVGAVLPDQTWIVMSTVGPDAVRIEAGRLSAAGARVLDVPVTGGVARASTGELTLFASGDRDVIEEERQLLGCLGTVRVVGTAIGEGQSVKVVNQHLCSIHIVAAAEALALAARLGLDPGAVLDLVSSGAGGSWMLNDRGPRMLEDTDVTVTSTIGIFVKDSNLVATAADQLGADIPLLRAAQERYTRAVELGLERRDDSRVIETYQVEATARSDAGER
- a CDS encoding transketolase, translating into MALLDPVRPAGAEARLQRIREGAYRMRHHMLDMGEVQGQGYVGQALGVADMLAVTYLDQLRFAPSDPDHPDRDRFLLSTGHYAIGLYAALAEAGTLAVEELQTYGSDDSRLPMSGMASYTPGMEISGGSLGHGLGVAVGMALGLRHQGSTSRIFNFLSDGELDEGSTWEAAMGAHHHRLGNLLAMVDMNALQADGKTETVLSIEPAHEKWAACGWFVQRVDGNDIGALVEAFDKAAAAAAAEGQPTVILCDTQIGAGVPLLEQREKAHFMRINEDEWQVCREQLTAGHDATQGEHG
- a CDS encoding transketolase family protein, with protein sequence MTTSTGPRRLTTSAMIASFADPGQATVAAPFGTALCDLAEQDERVVGLTADLGKYTDMHIFAQKFPQRFFQMGMAEQLLLGAAAGMAEVGLVPFASTYSVFATRRAYDFLCLDAAEPRMNVNVVGGLPGLTTGYGPSHQATEDIAIFRAMPGLIIVDPCDSVDIIGAVPQLAATQGPTYLRLLRGKVPVVLDQYDYTFELGKAKELRAGRDVVLVSSGLMTMRALQAAEQLAAHHVDVAVVHTPTIKPFDEATVLSAIDTDRLAVTLENHSVVGGLFETVASAVARRGLGRRVVPIGLPDAFLDAGALPTLHDRYGLSTASIVSKVLAEL
- a CDS encoding N-acyl homoserine lactonase family protein, which encodes MTNEFSATMLPVGKFQTDLTWMLFDPAKIMATRQEPHKPAQWVDVPVHTVLIEHPEGKILWDTGLPRDWETKWEPTGILDFWPVVADEHEWFDSRLNEVGVSLDEIDYMIFSHLHWDHAGNGSLFNGTNAQVVCSKAELDGVSSIKGYCEGPYIRHDWSELNFDTVEGDVEFLPGVKLLQTPGHSFGTMSLQLDLPDTGTLIFTSDAVFLGDNYGPPSITPGFNYDSEAWLSSVEKVRRVAQETDATVIFGHDAEQVRRLGDGPVRWT